One window from the genome of Haloarcula sp. CBA1127 encodes:
- a CDS encoding cupin domain-containing protein, with the protein MTDHEYFITPDDVESQLFDWGVLKWLSTPEVTGGERFSAGVVKLEPGKGHERHSHPDSDEILFVIRGEGEQEVADQTRDISAGEMVFVPEGVEHGTVNTSWEPLLLLAVYAPPGPEEVLRDLPECEIVPPGELPTPENMEE; encoded by the coding sequence ATGACTGATCACGAATACTTCATCACTCCTGATGACGTCGAAAGTCAGCTCTTCGATTGGGGCGTCCTGAAGTGGCTGAGCACGCCTGAGGTGACGGGTGGCGAGCGCTTCAGCGCTGGCGTCGTCAAACTCGAACCCGGAAAGGGCCATGAGCGCCACTCGCACCCCGACAGCGACGAGATCCTTTTCGTCATCCGGGGCGAGGGTGAACAAGAGGTCGCCGATCAGACACGCGATATCTCGGCCGGCGAGATGGTGTTCGTTCCTGAAGGCGTCGAACACGGAACCGTCAACACCAGCTGGGAACCGCTGTTACTGCTCGCGGTCTACGCGCCACCGGGTCCTGAAGAGGTACTCCGGGACCTTCCTGAGTGTGAGATCGTCCCGCCGGGCGAACTGCCGACACCCGAGAACATGGAGGAGTGA
- a CDS encoding phosphoenolpyruvate hydrolase family protein: MEFTRQESLDRLQETVSGGDPVIGAGAGTGISAKFAERGGVDLLIIYNSGRYRMNGRGSLAGLLPYGDANEIVVEMGHEVLPVVEDTPVLAGVNGTDPFRQMDVFIESLKRRGFSGVQNFPTVGLIDEDSGFRQNLEETGMGYDKEVDMIQEAAEQGMLTCPYVFSEEQAREMTEAGADVVVSHMGLTTSGDIGAETALDLDAAAERVQSHHDAAKEVNEDVLVICHGGPIAWPDDAQYVLEHTEGVVGFFGASSIERLPTEEAIEAQARKFKDITL; the protein is encoded by the coding sequence ATGGAATTTACACGGCAGGAGTCCCTTGATCGACTTCAGGAAACAGTATCGGGCGGCGATCCGGTCATCGGCGCAGGTGCAGGGACCGGTATCTCAGCGAAGTTCGCCGAGCGGGGTGGCGTCGATCTACTGATCATCTACAATTCCGGTCGCTATCGGATGAACGGCCGGGGGTCGCTGGCTGGCCTCCTTCCTTACGGTGACGCCAACGAAATCGTCGTCGAGATGGGCCACGAAGTGCTTCCAGTCGTCGAGGACACGCCAGTTCTCGCCGGCGTCAACGGGACCGACCCGTTCCGACAGATGGATGTGTTCATCGAGAGCCTGAAACGGCGCGGGTTCTCGGGCGTCCAGAACTTCCCGACAGTGGGTCTCATCGACGAGGACAGCGGGTTCAGACAGAATCTCGAGGAAACGGGGATGGGCTACGACAAGGAAGTCGACATGATCCAAGAAGCGGCCGAGCAAGGAATGCTCACCTGCCCATACGTCTTCAGCGAGGAGCAGGCCCGCGAGATGACTGAGGCCGGAGCGGACGTGGTCGTCTCACATATGGGACTGACTACATCTGGTGATATTGGTGCCGAGACGGCACTGGACCTCGATGCCGCAGCCGAGCGCGTTCAATCCCATCACGACGCCGCAAAAGAGGTAAACGAGGACGTACTGGTGATCTGTCACGGCGGCCCGATCGCATGGCCCGACGATGCCCAGTACGTACTGGAACACACCGAGGGTGTCGTCGGATTCTTCGGTGCGTCGAGCATCGAACGCCTCCCGACTGAGGAGGCAATCGAAGCACAGGCCCGCAAATTCAAGGATATTACCCTCTAA